The Arachis hypogaea cultivar Tifrunner chromosome 16, arahy.Tifrunner.gnm2.J5K5, whole genome shotgun sequence genome contains a region encoding:
- the LOC112754496 gene encoding zinc finger A20 and AN1 domain-containing stress-associated protein 4: MAEEHRCQAPEGHKLCANNCGFFGSTTTMDLCSKCYRDVLLKEQEQAKTKSTIETALSSSSAAAHPSPPPPAVDSLPQPSPLIALESSVWTSLAVGSAVHTNRCAACRKRIGLTGFTCRCGITFCGAHRYPEKHGCGFDFKTVGRDEIARANPVIKAQKLDKI; the protein is encoded by the coding sequence ATGGCGGAAGAGCACCGATGCCAAGCTCCGGAAGGCCACAAACTCTGTGCCAATAATTGTGGCTTCTTCGGGAGCACAACCACCATGGACCTCTGCTCCAAGTGCTATAGAGATGTTCTCTTGAaggagcaagaacaagccaaGACCAAATCCACCATCGAAACCGCTCTCTCCTCCTCCTCAGCCGCAGCTCATCCATCTCCGCCGCCTCCAGCCGTAGATTCCCTCCCTCAACCCTCACCGCTCATCGCCTTGGAATCGTCCGTATGGACGTCTCTAGCGGTTGGATCGGCAGTTCACACGAACCGATGCGCAGCATGCAGGAAACGGATCGGGTTGACCGGTTTTACATGTAGGTGCGGGATCACGTTTTGCGGGGCCCACAGGTACCCGGAGAAGCATGGGTGCGGGTTCGATTTCAAGACGGTAGGAAGGGACGAAATAGCGAGGGCGAATCCCGTGATCAAAGCCCAGAAGCTCGACAAGATTTGA